The following proteins are co-located in the Dehalococcoidia bacterium genome:
- the thiL gene encoding thiamine-phosphate kinase, translating to MDVGATGEFGLIERLAALAGRPAPGLVVGIGDDAAVWRAGDTFVVATTDTMVAGVHFLPGLHPWRDLGWKALAVNVSDVAAMGGVPEFALVTLALPPDTPLAAVEELYLGLDECARAYGVTVAGGDVVRARELAITVALLGRAQTDDEGRPLLLRRDGARPGQALAVSGTLGDAAAGLELLRAGTREGPLVAAHLRPRPPLALGQQAARMGVPCAIDISDGLLQDLGHVCRLSGVGAVVRAGDLPLSHELRRAFPDRALALACSGGEDYQLLLAGPREALERLSVDADVPLTLVGETTAGEGVQVVDEEGRPLQLPTSGWDHLRRT from the coding sequence ATGGACGTGGGGGCCACCGGCGAGTTCGGCCTCATCGAGCGGCTGGCGGCCCTGGCGGGGCGGCCGGCGCCGGGGCTGGTGGTGGGCATCGGCGACGACGCCGCCGTCTGGCGGGCCGGCGACACCTTCGTGGTAGCCACCACCGATACCATGGTGGCCGGCGTCCACTTCCTGCCCGGCCTGCACCCCTGGCGAGACCTGGGCTGGAAGGCCTTGGCCGTGAACGTCAGCGACGTGGCGGCCATGGGCGGGGTGCCCGAGTTCGCCCTGGTGACCCTGGCCCTGCCGCCCGATACGCCCCTGGCGGCGGTGGAGGAGCTCTACCTGGGCCTGGACGAGTGCGCCCGCGCCTACGGTGTCACGGTGGCCGGCGGCGACGTGGTGAGAGCCCGCGAGCTGGCCATCACGGTGGCCCTCCTCGGCCGCGCCCAGACTGACGACGAGGGGCGCCCCCTTCTCCTCCGCCGCGACGGCGCCAGGCCAGGGCAGGCCCTGGCTGTGAGCGGCACCCTGGGCGATGCCGCGGCCGGCCTGGAGCTGCTGCGAGCAGGGACTCGAGAAGGGCCGCTGGTGGCGGCCCATCTGCGGCCCCGGCCGCCCCTGGCCCTCGGCCAGCAGGCGGCCCGCATGGGCGTTCCCTGCGCCATAGACATCTCCGACGGCCTCCTGCAGGACCTGGGCCACGTCTGCCGCCTCAGCGGCGTGGGGGCGGTGGTGCGGGCTGGGGACTTGCCCCTGAGCCATGAGCTACGGCGGGCCTTCCCCGACCGTGCCCTGGCCCTGGCCTGCAGCGGCGGCGAGGACTACCAGCTACTCCTGGCGGGGCCGCGGGAGGCCCTGGAGCGCCTGTCGGTCGACGCCGACGTGCCTCTGACGCTGGTGGGAGAGACCACAGCGGGCGAAGGGGTGCAGGTGGTGGACGAGGAGGGGAGGCCGCTGCAGCTACCGACATCCGGCTGGGATCACCTGCGGCGAACATGA
- the tsaB gene encoding tRNA (adenosine(37)-N6)-threonylcarbamoyltransferase complex dimerization subunit type 1 TsaB — protein MELSLDTASEMASVALSREGKLVAEVTWRCRRNHTVELLPTVDRLLGQAGVARGELRAVFVCLGPGMYTGLRVGVAVAQGLAYALGLTAVGVGRLELDAYPLLWCGRPVVPLHQAGRGELAWAAYGLREGRVEELVSPRLSTPDVLLGQMPGDAILCGEVPPELVERLPPHGPAVVTGEAVRRRAAHLAELGWQRLQGGGAVHPSRLRPVYLREPA, from the coding sequence ATGGAGCTGTCGCTGGACACGGCCTCCGAGATGGCCTCGGTGGCCCTCTCTCGCGAGGGGAAGCTGGTGGCCGAGGTCACCTGGCGCTGTCGTCGCAACCACACGGTGGAGCTGCTGCCCACGGTGGACAGGCTGCTGGGCCAGGCCGGGGTGGCGAGGGGCGAGCTGCGGGCTGTCTTTGTCTGCCTGGGCCCTGGCATGTATACGGGGCTGCGGGTGGGGGTAGCTGTGGCCCAGGGCCTGGCCTACGCCCTGGGGCTGACGGCGGTGGGGGTGGGCAGGCTGGAGCTGGACGCCTATCCCCTTCTCTGGTGTGGGAGGCCGGTGGTGCCACTGCACCAGGCGGGCCGTGGCGAGCTGGCCTGGGCCGCCTACGGGCTGCGAGAAGGGCGAGTGGAGGAGCTGGTTTCGCCGCGGCTGTCGACGCCGGACGTCCTGCTGGGGCAGATGCCCGGGGACGCCATCCTTTGCGGGGAGGTGCCGCCGGAGCTGGTGGAGCGCCTTCCGCCCCACGGCCCGGCCGTCGTCACAGGGGAGGCAGTCCGCCGCCGCGCCGCCCACCTGGCCGAGCTGGGCTGGCAGCGGTTGCAGGGTGGCGGGGCGGTGCACCCCTCCCGCTTGCGACCCGTCTACCTGCGGGAGCCGGCC
- the tsaE gene encoding tRNA (adenosine(37)-N6)-threonylcarbamoyltransferase complex ATPase subunit type 1 TsaE, whose protein sequence is MRGDALVVESRGPAQTRRLGQRLARHLQPGDVLLLSGELGSGKTVLVQGLARGLGVKEGVSSKSFVLLGEYEGRLKLYHADLYRLEAPEEAEELALDEYCRDGVLVVEWPERAWHIFPSDHLLVRFEVTGARTRRLLLTAAGERSQQLLAAVARGIASSTRG, encoded by the coding sequence ATGAGGGGCGACGCACTGGTGGTGGAGAGCCGCGGCCCGGCCCAGACCCGGCGCCTGGGCCAGAGGCTGGCCCGCCACCTTCAGCCGGGCGACGTGCTGCTGCTGTCGGGCGAGCTGGGATCGGGCAAGACAGTGCTGGTGCAAGGCCTGGCCCGTGGCCTCGGGGTGAAGGAGGGGGTCTCCAGCAAGTCCTTCGTCCTGCTGGGCGAATACGAGGGTCGCCTCAAGCTCTACCATGCCGACCTCTACCGACTGGAGGCGCCCGAGGAGGCCGAGGAGCTGGCATTGGACGAGTATTGCCGCGACGGGGTCCTGGTGGTCGAGTGGCCCGAGCGGGCCTGGCACATCTTCCCGTCCGACCACCTGCTGGTGAGGTTCGAGGTGACAGGCGCGCGGACGCGGCGCCTGCTGCTGACAGCGGCGGGAGAGCGCTCGCAGCAGCTGCTGGCGGCCGTGGCCAGGGGCATCGCCAGCAGCACCAGAGGTTGA